One Trachemys scripta elegans isolate TJP31775 chromosome 4, CAS_Tse_1.0, whole genome shotgun sequence genomic region harbors:
- the TMEM132A gene encoding transmembrane protein 132A isoform X2, giving the protein MTGWDPKFWCCRQALLRPVVAILMSVAFLHVAVASTQHYRGEAWREATVHADFLSQLAQGMRETLEEWIGRDTLQLVTENVSTVFWIVSSGISAGLITLSGIAGQILSAFGVNVSGELDPPDLVYLPAELKVLDIPDHFRLQRVDRYLPGNASLGSHSETYLLLHRRPTAKPLIQATYLPFTAQQAVPAADPHHRYGSAAWDIRAVSIEGTVSPAEPYARVLFHLKGQDWLPGWHDLPCVSLHAFHQTRAVHGACRLQAPLGVCVVELEFPPRWFSATHPSSHSQRRATELAQPRERAELYYSLGTGETSAECSHAGPRERPRAGAEDTKERLHYVGAVELRARDPPRRQEVRLDDNVLIRVPDMALRPGQLFTATLILQQNFTADLLTLRIKVKKGLQVLAARPAVPEAWTAKLDKFKGSKHHTALVTCRRLDAGQLDWRAADFPEFLYLDLMVENGTSGLASTRPVTWQVEYPGQDPEAEKDKMVWEIQVSERDVRALVPLVKEQEIVNTAPLTGIPQAVPVKLVAVEMGGAVFEVTEQMGCESANKQVLKVTDECNSVYVGGKENRGARGARVDFWFRRLHASLLFTVWVPLLPLRIELTDTTLEQVRGWRVPGAAPDSGLAEPEENGEEAERRARGCRLQYQRAGVRFLAHFVAHPLDGGRHLTYMPSPDWLLDVSHLVGGQAKVQDPRVATLEGGSVVIGREPGVTSVEVRSPVSDSILGEQTLVVSDEKVAVSELQAQLVSGLSLALSMEPGHPGILTATCQALSALHSPKQEAALSVWLAFTDHTLAPVELYGWRDVALSVSSLHPSVAWVRPDKELARPLIVAEGPGQGPLLQLGLHTADSCRKGKQRAPLATGTAWLEVGISRRLPTPGGPRPRDPRPESPFQRAEGAMSGEAVTAAATETMVGSRKRAPAGVGPDLTKLEGPQGDTSSEEDGPGEEEEMVKSPEHVTDLEIGMYVLLGVFCLAIFIFLVNCIVFVLRYQRKEPPDVGLGPAPSTQQPHNWVWLGTDQEELSRQLDRCSQHQELSPNPTPDPSTTAKDGGCCCCGTPTGMEGVRGEAGAPKVTGPDGGVSTSTFLPAALGSPDLPSTLSRKEVAAPGGRRKRVEFVTFASSRAPEGAASPPSSSAPTVQSILVASEDDIRWVCEDMGLRDPDELRSYMERIRGSS; this is encoded by the exons TGAGCGGAGAATTGGACCCCCCCGACCTGGTGTACCTGCCGGCCGAACTCAAGGTGCTGGACATTCCAGACCATTTCCGGCTGCAGCGGGTGGATCGGTACCTGCCAGGAAATGCTTCCCTGGGCTCTCACTCTGAGACTTACCTCCTCCTCCATCGCCGGCCCACAGCAAAGCCTCTCATCCAAGCCACCTATCTGCCCTTCACTGCCCAACAG gcGGTGCCGGCAGCTGATCCCCACCACAGGTACGGCTCCGCGGCCTGGGACATCCGAGCCGTGTCCATTGAGGGCACAGTTTCTCCAGCTGAGCCATATGCCAGGGTCCTCTTCCACCTCAAGGGTCAGGACTGGCTGCCGGGGTGGCACGACCTGCCCTGCGTCTCCCTGCACGCTTTCCACCAGACGCGGGCTGTGCATGGAGCCTGCCGCCTCCAG GCACCCCTGGGAGTGTGCGTGGTGGAGCTGGAGTTCCCCCCACGCTGGTTCTCCGCCACACACCCCTCCTCACACAGCCAGCGCAGAGCTACGGAGCTCGCCCAGCCCCGTGAGCGAGCTGAGTTGTACTACAGCCTGGGGACTGGGGAGACATCTGCAGAGTGTAGCCATGCAGGGCCCCGGGAGAGGCCCAGGGCGGGTGCTGAGGACACCAAGGAGAGACTGCACTATGTCGGCGCTGTGGAGCTGCGAGCCAGGGATCCGCCTCGGCGCCAGGAGGTGAGGCTGGACGACAACGTGCTCATCCGGGTCCCCGACATGGCACTGCGGCCGGGGCAGCTCTTCACAGCCACCCTGATCCTCCAGCAGAACTTCACCGCCGACCTGCTGACCCTGAG GATCAAGGTGAAGAAGGGGCTGCAGGTCTTAGCTGCCCGCCCCGCCGTCCCAGAGGCCTGGACGGCCAAGCTGGACAAGTTTAAGGGCTCCAAGCATCACACCGCTCTGGTCACCTGTCGCCGGCTGGATGCTGGCCAGTTGGACTGGAG GGCAGCGGATTTCCCCGAGTTCCTCTACCTGGACTTGATGGTGGAGAACGGCACGAGCGGCCTGGCCTCCACGCGCCCTGTGACCTGGCAGGTGGAGTACCCTGGCCAGGATCCTGAAGCCGAGAAGGACAAGATggtgtgggagatccaggtgtcGGAGCGTGACGTTAGGGCACTGGTCCCGCTGGTGAAG GAGCAAGAGATCGTGAACACCGCCCCTCTGACAGGGATCCCCCAGGCGGTGCCGGTGAAGCTGGTCGCTGTGGAGATGGGGGGAGCTGTGTTCGAGGTCACCGAGCAGATGGGGTGTGAGTCTGCCAACAAACAGGTCCTGAAG GTGACGGACGAGTGCAACTCCGTCTACGTGGGGGGCAAGGAGAACCGGGGCGCCCGTGGGGCACGGGTGGATTTCTGGTTCCGCCGGCTCCACGCCTCGCTGCTTTTCACTGTCTGGGTGCCGCTGCTGCCGCTGCGCATCGAACTGACCGACACCACGCTGGAGCAAGTGCGCGGCTGGAGGGTGCCCGGCGCCGCTCCAGACAG TGGCCTGGCGGAGCCCGAGGAGaatggggaggaggcggagaggcGAGCTCGCGGCTGCCGGCTCCAGTACCAGCGCGCCGGCGTCCGCTTCCTGGCGCACTTTGTCGCTCACCCACTGGATGGCGGACGGCACCTGACCTACATGCCGAGCCCCGACTGGCTCCTGGATGTCTCCCACCTAGTGGGCGGGCAAGCCAAGGTGCAGGACCCCCGCGTGGCCACGCTGGAGGGCGGGAGCGTGGTGATTGGCCGCGAGCCGGGAGTGACGTCAGTGGAG GTGCGCTCCCCCGTCTCGGACTCCATCCTGGGCGAGCAGACCCTGGTGGTGTCGGACGAGAAGGTGGCCGTGTCGGAGCTACAGGCCCAGCTGGTGTCGGGCCTCTCGCTGGCGCTGAGCATGGAGCCAGGACATCCCGGCATCCTCACCGCCACCTGCCAGGCACTCTCAGCCCTGCACTCCCCAAAACAG GAAGCGGCACTCAGTGTCTGGCTGGCATTCACCGACCACACCCTGGCCCCTGTGGAGCTCTACGGCTGGCGGGACGTGGCGCTCTCCGTCTCCTCCCTGCACCCTAGCGTGGCCTGGGTGCGGCCGGACAAGGAGCTGGCTCGCCCGCTGATCGTGGCCgaggggccgggccaggggcccCTCCTTCAGCTGGGCCTGCACACTGCGGACTCCTGCCGCAAAGGCAAACAACGGGCACCGCTGGCCACTGGCACCGCCTGGCTGGAGGTGGGCATCAGCCGACGGCTCCCAACCCCCGGTGGCCCACGGCCCCGCGATCCCCGCCCCGAGTCCCCCTTCCAGCGGGCCGAGGGGGCCATGTCAGGGGAGGCGGTGACAGCGGCGGCTACGGAGACCATGGTGGGGTCCCGGAAGCGGGCCCCAGCCGGGGTGGGACCCGACCTGACCAAGCTTGAGGGGCCCCAGGGTGACACCTCTTCTGAGGAAGATgggcctggggaggaggaggagatggtgaaGTCCCCCGAGCATGTGACAGACCTGGAGATCGGGATGTATGTTCTTCTGGGCGTCTTCTGCCTGGCCATCTTCATCTTCCTCGTCAACTGCATTGTCTTTGTGTTGCGCTACCAGCGCAAGGAGCCCCCTGACGTCGGGCTGGGCCCGGCCCCCTCCACCCAGCAGCCCCACAACTGGGTGTGGCTGGGCACCGACCAGGAGGAGCTGAGCCGCCAGCTGGATCGCTGCAGCCAGCACCAAGAGCTCAGCCCCAATCCCACCCCCGACCCCTCCACCACTGCCAAagatggtggctgctgctgctgcgggacTCCCACAGGCATGGAGGGGGTTAGGGGGGAGGCTGGGGCCCCCAAGGTCACAGGTCCCGATGGGGGGGTCTCCACCAGCACTTTCCTCCCTGCGGCTCTGGGGAGCCCGGACCTCCCCAGCACCTTGTCCCGGAAAGAGGTGGCTGCGCCGGGGGGCAGGCGTAAGCGGGTGGAGTTTGTGACCTTTGCCTCGTCCCGGGCCCCTGAGGGCGCTGCGTCCCCCCcgtcctcctctgcccccaccgTCCAGTCCATCCTGGTGGCCAGCGAGGACGACATCCGCTGGGTCTGCGAGGACATGGGGCTGCGGGACCCCGATGAGCTGAGGAGCTACATGGAGAGGATCCGGGGCAGCTCCTGA
- the TMEM132A gene encoding transmembrane protein 132A isoform X3 — protein sequence MLRAQVGGSEPRASPMAPGRAGMGPPRLAAPLASGRGCLVLLAALLALETARVSGELDPPDLVYLPAELKVLDIPDHFRLQRVDRYLPGNASLGSHSETYLLLHRRPTAKPLIQATYLPFTAQQAVPAADPHHRYGSAAWDIRAVSIEGTVSPAEPYARVLFHLKGQDWLPGWHDLPCVSLHAFHQTRAVHGACRLQAPLGVCVVELEFPPRWFSATHPSSHSQRRATELAQPRERAELYYSLGTGETSAECSHAGPRERPRAGAEDTKERLHYVGAVELRARDPPRRQEVRLDDNVLIRVPDMALRPGQLFTATLILQQNFTADLLTLRIKVKKGLQVLAARPAVPEAWTAKLDKFKGSKHHTALVTCRRLDAGQLDWRAADFPEFLYLDLMVENGTSGLASTRPVTWQVEYPGQDPEAEKDKMVWEIQVSERDVRALVPLVKEQEIVNTAPLTGIPQAVPVKLVAVEMGGAVFEVTEQMGCESANKQVLKVTDECNSVYVGGKENRGARGARVDFWFRRLHASLLFTVWVPLLPLRIELTDTTLEQVRGWRVPGAAPDSGLAEPEENGEEAERRARGCRLQYQRAGVRFLAHFVAHPLDGGRHLTYMPSPDWLLDVSHLVGGQAKVQDPRVATLEGGSVVIGREPGVTSVEVRSPVSDSILGEQTLVVSDEKVAVSELQAQLVSGLSLALSMEPGHPGILTATCQALSALHSPKQEAALSVWLAFTDHTLAPVELYGWRDVALSVSSLHPSVAWVRPDKELARPLIVAEGPGQGPLLQLGLHTADSCRKGKQRAPLATGTAWLEVGISRRLPTPGGPRPRDPRPESPFQRAEGAMSGEAVTAAATETMVGSRKRAPAGVGPDLTKLEGPQGDTSSEEDGPGEEEEMVKSPEHVTDLEIGMYVLLGVFCLAIFIFLVNCIVFVLRYQRKEPPDVGLGPAPSTQQPHNWVWLGTDQEELSRQLDRCSQHQELSPNPTPDPSTTAKDGGCCCCGTPTGMEGVRGEAGAPKVTGPDGGVSTSTFLPAALGSPDLPSTLSRKEVAAPGGRRKRVEFVTFASSRAPEGAASPPSSSAPTVQSILVASEDDIRWVCEDMGLRDPDELRSYMERIRGSS from the exons TGAGCGGAGAATTGGACCCCCCCGACCTGGTGTACCTGCCGGCCGAACTCAAGGTGCTGGACATTCCAGACCATTTCCGGCTGCAGCGGGTGGATCGGTACCTGCCAGGAAATGCTTCCCTGGGCTCTCACTCTGAGACTTACCTCCTCCTCCATCGCCGGCCCACAGCAAAGCCTCTCATCCAAGCCACCTATCTGCCCTTCACTGCCCAACAG gcGGTGCCGGCAGCTGATCCCCACCACAGGTACGGCTCCGCGGCCTGGGACATCCGAGCCGTGTCCATTGAGGGCACAGTTTCTCCAGCTGAGCCATATGCCAGGGTCCTCTTCCACCTCAAGGGTCAGGACTGGCTGCCGGGGTGGCACGACCTGCCCTGCGTCTCCCTGCACGCTTTCCACCAGACGCGGGCTGTGCATGGAGCCTGCCGCCTCCAG GCACCCCTGGGAGTGTGCGTGGTGGAGCTGGAGTTCCCCCCACGCTGGTTCTCCGCCACACACCCCTCCTCACACAGCCAGCGCAGAGCTACGGAGCTCGCCCAGCCCCGTGAGCGAGCTGAGTTGTACTACAGCCTGGGGACTGGGGAGACATCTGCAGAGTGTAGCCATGCAGGGCCCCGGGAGAGGCCCAGGGCGGGTGCTGAGGACACCAAGGAGAGACTGCACTATGTCGGCGCTGTGGAGCTGCGAGCCAGGGATCCGCCTCGGCGCCAGGAGGTGAGGCTGGACGACAACGTGCTCATCCGGGTCCCCGACATGGCACTGCGGCCGGGGCAGCTCTTCACAGCCACCCTGATCCTCCAGCAGAACTTCACCGCCGACCTGCTGACCCTGAG GATCAAGGTGAAGAAGGGGCTGCAGGTCTTAGCTGCCCGCCCCGCCGTCCCAGAGGCCTGGACGGCCAAGCTGGACAAGTTTAAGGGCTCCAAGCATCACACCGCTCTGGTCACCTGTCGCCGGCTGGATGCTGGCCAGTTGGACTGGAG GGCAGCGGATTTCCCCGAGTTCCTCTACCTGGACTTGATGGTGGAGAACGGCACGAGCGGCCTGGCCTCCACGCGCCCTGTGACCTGGCAGGTGGAGTACCCTGGCCAGGATCCTGAAGCCGAGAAGGACAAGATggtgtgggagatccaggtgtcGGAGCGTGACGTTAGGGCACTGGTCCCGCTGGTGAAG GAGCAAGAGATCGTGAACACCGCCCCTCTGACAGGGATCCCCCAGGCGGTGCCGGTGAAGCTGGTCGCTGTGGAGATGGGGGGAGCTGTGTTCGAGGTCACCGAGCAGATGGGGTGTGAGTCTGCCAACAAACAGGTCCTGAAG GTGACGGACGAGTGCAACTCCGTCTACGTGGGGGGCAAGGAGAACCGGGGCGCCCGTGGGGCACGGGTGGATTTCTGGTTCCGCCGGCTCCACGCCTCGCTGCTTTTCACTGTCTGGGTGCCGCTGCTGCCGCTGCGCATCGAACTGACCGACACCACGCTGGAGCAAGTGCGCGGCTGGAGGGTGCCCGGCGCCGCTCCAGACAG TGGCCTGGCGGAGCCCGAGGAGaatggggaggaggcggagaggcGAGCTCGCGGCTGCCGGCTCCAGTACCAGCGCGCCGGCGTCCGCTTCCTGGCGCACTTTGTCGCTCACCCACTGGATGGCGGACGGCACCTGACCTACATGCCGAGCCCCGACTGGCTCCTGGATGTCTCCCACCTAGTGGGCGGGCAAGCCAAGGTGCAGGACCCCCGCGTGGCCACGCTGGAGGGCGGGAGCGTGGTGATTGGCCGCGAGCCGGGAGTGACGTCAGTGGAG GTGCGCTCCCCCGTCTCGGACTCCATCCTGGGCGAGCAGACCCTGGTGGTGTCGGACGAGAAGGTGGCCGTGTCGGAGCTACAGGCCCAGCTGGTGTCGGGCCTCTCGCTGGCGCTGAGCATGGAGCCAGGACATCCCGGCATCCTCACCGCCACCTGCCAGGCACTCTCAGCCCTGCACTCCCCAAAACAG GAAGCGGCACTCAGTGTCTGGCTGGCATTCACCGACCACACCCTGGCCCCTGTGGAGCTCTACGGCTGGCGGGACGTGGCGCTCTCCGTCTCCTCCCTGCACCCTAGCGTGGCCTGGGTGCGGCCGGACAAGGAGCTGGCTCGCCCGCTGATCGTGGCCgaggggccgggccaggggcccCTCCTTCAGCTGGGCCTGCACACTGCGGACTCCTGCCGCAAAGGCAAACAACGGGCACCGCTGGCCACTGGCACCGCCTGGCTGGAGGTGGGCATCAGCCGACGGCTCCCAACCCCCGGTGGCCCACGGCCCCGCGATCCCCGCCCCGAGTCCCCCTTCCAGCGGGCCGAGGGGGCCATGTCAGGGGAGGCGGTGACAGCGGCGGCTACGGAGACCATGGTGGGGTCCCGGAAGCGGGCCCCAGCCGGGGTGGGACCCGACCTGACCAAGCTTGAGGGGCCCCAGGGTGACACCTCTTCTGAGGAAGATgggcctggggaggaggaggagatggtgaaGTCCCCCGAGCATGTGACAGACCTGGAGATCGGGATGTATGTTCTTCTGGGCGTCTTCTGCCTGGCCATCTTCATCTTCCTCGTCAACTGCATTGTCTTTGTGTTGCGCTACCAGCGCAAGGAGCCCCCTGACGTCGGGCTGGGCCCGGCCCCCTCCACCCAGCAGCCCCACAACTGGGTGTGGCTGGGCACCGACCAGGAGGAGCTGAGCCGCCAGCTGGATCGCTGCAGCCAGCACCAAGAGCTCAGCCCCAATCCCACCCCCGACCCCTCCACCACTGCCAAagatggtggctgctgctgctgcgggacTCCCACAGGCATGGAGGGGGTTAGGGGGGAGGCTGGGGCCCCCAAGGTCACAGGTCCCGATGGGGGGGTCTCCACCAGCACTTTCCTCCCTGCGGCTCTGGGGAGCCCGGACCTCCCCAGCACCTTGTCCCGGAAAGAGGTGGCTGCGCCGGGGGGCAGGCGTAAGCGGGTGGAGTTTGTGACCTTTGCCTCGTCCCGGGCCCCTGAGGGCGCTGCGTCCCCCCcgtcctcctctgcccccaccgTCCAGTCCATCCTGGTGGCCAGCGAGGACGACATCCGCTGGGTCTGCGAGGACATGGGGCTGCGGGACCCCGATGAGCTGAGGAGCTACATGGAGAGGATCCGGGGCAGCTCCTGA